The Ichthyobacterium seriolicida sequence TTAATTATTTTTTTAAAAAAAATATGAAGACATTTTCTCTTGCAAAGAGGGTTATTTTCTCTTTTGTGTTGTTATCTGTATTTATTTTTTCCTGTGAGAAAAAGAACATTTACAATAATGATTTTGGTGTAGGTATAGAGTCATTTTCTCTATTTGATTCTGAAAACAATGAAAAAAAATTAGGCTCTGATATAACATGTAAGATAGATACTGCTCGGTATATTATATTACTAACAGTTCCTAATACGGCTATTTTAGAAGGATTAAAATTTAATATAAAGCTCTCGGATAAATTTAGCATATCACCTGCTAGCGGCGATCCAGTTGATTTGGAACTTGAAGAGACTTCTGAGCAGTTTACTGAAACACCTTTTCCTAAACGTTATAAAAAAGTATTTAAGTTGACTTCTCCTGACAATACTACTCAAGACTACACTGTATATATAGCTAAAGAATCAGCACCGAAGTTGACTGAGTTTAAAATAGGAGCTGATACTGCTAAAGGAATAAAAACAGAGATATCTGCTGTTATAACTGATGACACTGACACTGTTGCAGGTAAGCTTTTATTGAAGATCCCTTACAATGTGAGTATTGATCTTACTGGTCTAAGTTTTACTACTATTATTCCAGACGATCATGTTTTAAATCCGGCTATTGGTGTGATAAGTGAAAGTATTGAAAATAAAGAATTTTCTCTAACAACTGCTTTAGGTTCTAAAAGAGTTTATACTGTTGAAGCAGTTAAAGGGCCTTATATTAATGCTTTTAAATTTGCTGCTATTTCTTCTGACGGAAGTTCTACTAATACAGGCATAACTGGTGAAGGTGTAACAGGGACAATCGATCACATTGCTGGCGCTATATCTATAACAGTTCCTGATGGTGTCACTTTATCAAATTTAACTCCTACAATCGCAGTTGGAGAGAACACTAAAACTGATTTTACTCCTTCTGCTCAGACAGATTTTAGTTCTAATGTTGAGTATACAGTAACATCTTCTAATCCTTCAGCTACAGATTTTACTAAGGTGTATACAGTTACAGTAACTCAAAGCGCTGAACCTGCTATATCTGAGTTTAAGTTTTTGAATAGCAATAATAGTGGTAAAAATCTTGGAAATGATATATCAGGAACTATCGATCATAATTCTGGAACTATAACTGTTAAAGTTCCTCATAATGCAAATATTAGTGCGTTAACTCCAACTATTACAGCTGCTTCTACTTTGGCTAATACTCAAGTATATAGTGGAGATACTGGACAAGGCGCTATTGCTGCTACTAGTTTTGAAGATTCTCATACAACTCCTGTAAAATATAGTGCAGTGGGTCCTGCTGGGGGAAGAAAGGTATATTCTGTAAAAGTTTATAAAGAGCCTTCTATAATAAGTTTTAAGTTTACTAGTAGTGCCAATGGATCAGCTAGTTTTCCTGTTAGTCCAGCTGAATATAGCGGGAATATTACTCAGGGTGATTTTTCAGCAAACGGAACTATAACCATCACAGTTGCTAATACGGTTAATGTAACAGAATTAAAGAAAGCTACTATTACTGGGGATAATATTAATACTACTAATCCTGTAAGTATAAGTTTTACAGGTTCTAATTCTCCTTATTCTGCAACTATTACAGTTGCAAATGAACATTTATCTAGTTTTATTAAAACATACAATGTAACTGTAACTAAAGAAGCAGCTCCAAAATTGACAGAGTTTAAAATATCAGCTGATACTAATAAGGGTATTCAAAGTGAAGTAACTGGTGATATAACTGATGATGATTCTAATTCTGCTGCTGCTACTGGAACAATAA is a genomic window containing:
- a CDS encoding RHS repeat domain-containing protein, translating into MKTFSLAKRVIFSFVLLSVFIFSCEKKNIYNNDFGVGIESFSLFDSENNEKKLGSDITCKIDTARYIILLTVPNTAILEGLKFNIKLSDKFSISPASGDPVDLELEETSEQFTETPFPKRYKKVFKLTSPDNTTQDYTVYIAKESAPKLTEFKIGADTAKGIKTEISAVITDDTDTVAGKLLLKIPYNVSIDLTGLSFTTIIPDDHVLNPAIGVISESIENKEFSLTTALGSKRVYTVEAVKGPYINAFKFAAISSDGSSTNTGITGEGVTGTIDHIAGAISITVPDGVTLSNLTPTIAVGENTKTDFTPSAQTDFSSNVEYTVTSSNPSATDFTKVYTVTVTQSAEPAISEFKFLNSNNSGKNLGNDISGTIDHNSGTITVKVPHNANISALTPTITAASTLANTQVYSGDTGQGAIAATSFEDSHTTPVKYSAVGPAGGRKVYSVKVYKEPSIISFKFTSSANGSASFPVSPAEYSGNITQGDFSANGTITITVANTVNVTELKKATITGDNINTTNPVSISFTGSNSPYSATITVANEHLSSFIKTYNVTVTKEAAPKLTEFKISADTNKGIQSEVTGDITDDDSNSAAATGTIKLKFDHKVAAHHTDIDLTGLTYTNGSISGCTLTPGTPLTGQSIHDQTFTLTKTDTGSKRVYTVQTVKGPFIKSFKFANSGNTGITTEVTGNIDHAAGTISLTVPATVKKTSSNGTNTVTLTPTIELGGDDTPTVNPTSATEKTFTLDSETPYKVTGADEMEKTYQVTVTRTPSAEAQITEFTIDSSNTGNISETGANDKGRIVVPVSTEGSKTPTIKQSDYATVRPNGAETFSYENPVTYTVTSEDNNTSKSYDVYVYDSSKTVTTSNITINTPPAGANVTSVDESTRVITVTVPQSTDLSSLTLTLTDSGTPSYTLTAEPASGQDFSDGKEVKYTLTDTSSKVVGHYWVKVVKSS